The Vicia villosa cultivar HV-30 ecotype Madison, WI linkage group LG1, Vvil1.0, whole genome shotgun sequence genome includes a region encoding these proteins:
- the LOC131628441 gene encoding uncharacterized protein LOC131628441, whose amino-acid sequence MLVANSFDLWRKDTFFSAAEEVQESADIMESAYRAWLRERRERSNTVDLNELGRELQTALGTAKWQLEEFEKAVRLSYRHLGDDHRATRHRQFISAIESQISQVEVTLREFYIEEGKQPLRWVNLDEEERDDFAAFLSGTCETIQSTKNECMDVSPRKISPGQKQVNKEDKIVNANVNAFCSWDSSTNEKASMDVIAFNKGRDCAIEIKAEEISRNSDDVVSQTDVTTSTRKTWSPPPNYAALRIVIADEDEQRNKLTRTVDATPKDKGIKPLFWKQKFEEYPQAMRAVHMFNQLFGRIGLCQRKLQSPLRLRRGRSLKVTLALMIIIFLLVPFVFYST is encoded by the exons ATGCTGGTAGCTAATAGTTTCGATCTATGGCGGAAAGATACTTTCTTCTCTGCAGCGGAGGAGGTGCAGGAATCAGCTGATAT AATGGAATCAGCATATAGAGCATGGttaagagagagaagagaaaggtCAAATACTGTTGATTTAAATGAATTGGGCAGGGAGCTTCAAACTGCTTTAGGTACCGCAAAATGGCAG TTGGAAGAATTTGAGAAAGCTGTTAGGCTAAGCTACCGACATCTTGGTGATGACCATAGAGCCACAAGGCACAGGCAGTTTATTTCTGCCATCGAAAGCCAAATTTCCCAGGTTGAAGTAACTTTGAGGGAGTTTTATATTGAGGAAGGTAAGCAACCTCTTCGGTGGGTAAATCTTGATGAAGAAGAGCGAGATGATTTTGCCGCGTTTCTATCTGGAACCTGCGAGACGATCCAGAGCactaaaaatgaatgcatggatgtttCTCCAAGAAAAATCTCACCTGGGCAGAAACAAGTcaacaaagaagataaaattgtaaatgcaaatgtaaatgcttTTTGCAGCTGGGATAGTTCTACAAATGAAAAGGCGTCTATGGATGTTATTGCTTTTAACAAGGGCAGAGATTGTGCAATAGAAATAAAAGCAGAAGAAATTTCGAGAAATAGTGATGATGTTGTTTCTCAAACAGATGTAACAACTAGTACAAGGAAGACATGGAGCCCTCCACCAAATTATGCTGCTTTAAGAATTGTAATTGCTGATGAAGATGAGCAGAGGAATAAACTCACACGGACCGTTGATGCCACCCCTAAAGATAAAGGAATCAAACCTCTCTTTTGGAAACAAAAATTTGAAGAATATCCTCAGGCCATGCGAGCCGTTCATATGTTCAATCAG CTTTTTGGTCGCATTGGTTTATGCCAAAGAAAGCTTCAAAGTCCCTTGCGTTTGCGGCGTGGCCGTTCTCTTAAAGTTACACTTGCTCTAATGATTATCATTTTTCTCCTTG TTCCCTTTGTATTTTACTCAACATGA